The segment GTTTTTGCGAAGAAGCATGTCCAAAAGATGCTATCCACATGGGGAGAAGATATGACACTGTTGCCCCCACAAGGGATAAGTATCTTGTAAACATGGGATATTTAGTAAAAAATTACAACAAAGGAGAGTAATATGGAGCAGCTGGGTTTTTATATATTAGCTTTTGTGGCGATTATCTCATCCCTTTTTATGATTACAAGGGAAAACCCTGTACATTCTGCACTCTGGATGCTGCTCACATTTTTTTCTGTTGCGGGGATATTTGTTCAGTTAAATGCTGAATTTATTGCAGCTATACAGGTTCTTGTATATGCCGGTGCAATCCTTGTTCTGTATCTGTTTGTGGTGATGTTGCTTAATCCAAAAAGCAAAGGGTTTATAAAGATACCATTCAGATATGCTTTAGGTATTGTGGCTTCATTTGTAGTCCTTATACAGATACTTATCACCCTTCAGAGCGCAAATGTTATAGGTAGAAGTGGACAATATACGGCTGAAATTTATGAGAAGTATGGTAATGTTAAGATATTTGGATATGAGCTGTTTAATAATTACTTAGTGCCTTTTGAAATTGTTTCTGTCATGCTACTGGTGGCAATGATAGGGGCGATTGTGCTTGCTAAGAAGGATTAGGAGGAAATATGACTCTACAACACTATTTAGCACTAAGTGCAATAATTTTTACAATAGGTATGACCGGGGTTTTGGTAAGAAGAAATCTAATCGTTATGTTTATGTCTGTGGAGCTTATGCTTAATGCTGTTAACATAAATCTTGCGGCTTTTTCTAAGTTTTTAAATGCCCTCGGCGGACAGGTTTTTATAGTATTCGTGATGGCTGTGGCGGCAGCTGAGGCAGCGGTTGGTTTGGCATTAATTATTACACTATTTAAAAACAAACCAACAGTTAATGCTGACGAACTAAATACGATGAATGGTTAAGGAGTTGCCAATGATAGAGTTAGGAATACTTTTAGCCCCATTGGTGGCACTGCTAATAAACGGGATCTTTGGCAGACTTTACATAAAGGATAAAGCACACTATATCGCTGTTCCTGCTGTGCTTGTTTCTCTTGCAATTTCACTTATTACCTTTTTTAAGGTTATGGGTGGTTATAGGGTAGATACAGTAGTTTATCAGTGGGTACTTGCAGACAATATTGTGATTCCATTTGGTATTCTAATAGATCCACTTACGGCAATTATGTTGGTGGTGGTAACATTCGTTAGCTCAATGGTTCACATCTACTCAATTGGTTATATGCACCATGATAAAGGTTACTGGAGATTTTTTACATATCTTTCTATATTTACCCTTTCAATGCTGGTACTTGTAATGGGAAATAACTTCCTTATGCTTTTTGTTGGCTGGGAGCTTGTGGGTCTTTCATCATACTTACTCATCGGTTTCTGGTTTCACAAAAAGAGTGCAGCTGATGCAAACAAAAAGGCTTTTGTTGTGAACAGAGTAGGGGACTTTGGATTTTATATCGGACTCTTACTCGTAATTGTTACATTCAAGAGCTTAAATTATTCTGATGCTTTTAATCATGAAGCAATTAATGCTATAAAAGGCGCAGGGTTCAATCTATTTGGTATAGATTTTAGTTTGATAGATCTTATGACATTCGGATTATTCTGCGGTGCTATAGGTAAATCTGCACAATTTCCACTTCATGTGTGGTTACCAGATGCAATGGAAGGTCCTACACCAGTTTCAGCTCTTATCCATGCTGCCACAATGGTTACTGCTGGGGTATATATGGTGGCAAGATGCAATCCACTGTTTTCACAGGCACATGTTACAAGCGAGATAGTTGTTTACGTGGGTGCTGCCACAGCACTTTTAGGAGCCACAATTGGTCTTACTCAGTTTGACTTCAAAAGGGTTCTTGCATATTCAACAGTGAGTCAGCTGGGGTACATGATCATGGCAACGGGTACAGGTGCTTATGTGGCTGGTATTTTCCACTTATTCACTCACGCATTTTTTAAAGCATTACTCTTCTTGTGCTCAGGTAGTGTTATGCACGCAATGCAGGATAATCTTGACATCAGAGTAATGGGTGGGTTGATAAAAAAGATGCCAATTACTGGGTGGACATTCCTTATCGGTTGTATAGCTATTGCGGGTATACCACCTCTTGCAGGTTTCTGGAGCAAAGATGAGATATTAGCAATGGCTTTTGCAACAGACCATAAATTAGCATGGTTCATAGGCACAGTTGTGGCTTTCATGACTGCATTTTATATGTTTAGACTATGGTGGCTTGTATTTATGGGGGAACCAAGAGATCATCATCTCTACGATCATGCCCATGAATCACCATGGCAGATGACATTACCACTTGTACTTCTTGCCATTCTGTCAGTTGTGGTTGGTATGATATTCGGATACCCACTTGAAAATGGATATATACATAAATTCCTTGGACCAGTTTTGACACCTCATGGTGGACATGGACTTGAAATGGCACATAGCACTGCAACTATGTTAATGATTTTATCGATAGTTGTGGCAGCCGGTGGGATTTTGTTGTCATACATCTATTACATGAAGTCCCCATCACTTCCAGAAAAAACAGTAAAAGCGTTTAGACCTATCCACAAACTTTTCTACAACAAGTGGTATTTTGATGAGATATATGATGCTCTTATAGTGCAGCCATGTGTGACTATTTCAAGATTTCTCTGGAGAGGGTTTGATGCAAACTTTATAGATTTTATCGTAAATGCCTTTGGCAAGGTTGCCAATTTCTTTGGAAGTATCTTAAGGGTTATTCAATCCGGAAGGATACAGACATACATATTCACAATGGTTGTCGGCGTTGTGATTTTAGTAGCCATTTTCTATGTAGGTTAGGAGGCTGACAATGATGGAAAATATACTTTCAATCCTGATTTTCTTCCCGGTTGTTGCAGCCGTATTTATAATGATATTCAGTAAAAGCGGCAAGTTTGCTATGTGGAGTGCATTCATAGC is part of the Calditerrivibrio nitroreducens DSM 19672 genome and harbors:
- a CDS encoding NADH-quinone oxidoreductase subunit J family protein, translating into MEQLGFYILAFVAIISSLFMITRENPVHSALWMLLTFFSVAGIFVQLNAEFIAAIQVLVYAGAILVLYLFVVMLLNPKSKGFIKIPFRYALGIVASFVVLIQILITLQSANVIGRSGQYTAEIYEKYGNVKIFGYELFNNYLVPFEIVSVMLLVAMIGAIVLAKKD
- the nuoK gene encoding NADH-quinone oxidoreductase subunit NuoK; translation: MTLQHYLALSAIIFTIGMTGVLVRRNLIVMFMSVELMLNAVNINLAAFSKFLNALGGQVFIVFVMAVAAAEAAVGLALIITLFKNKPTVNADELNTMNG
- the nuoL gene encoding NADH-quinone oxidoreductase subunit L → MIELGILLAPLVALLINGIFGRLYIKDKAHYIAVPAVLVSLAISLITFFKVMGGYRVDTVVYQWVLADNIVIPFGILIDPLTAIMLVVVTFVSSMVHIYSIGYMHHDKGYWRFFTYLSIFTLSMLVLVMGNNFLMLFVGWELVGLSSYLLIGFWFHKKSAADANKKAFVVNRVGDFGFYIGLLLVIVTFKSLNYSDAFNHEAINAIKGAGFNLFGIDFSLIDLMTFGLFCGAIGKSAQFPLHVWLPDAMEGPTPVSALIHAATMVTAGVYMVARCNPLFSQAHVTSEIVVYVGAATALLGATIGLTQFDFKRVLAYSTVSQLGYMIMATGTGAYVAGIFHLFTHAFFKALLFLCSGSVMHAMQDNLDIRVMGGLIKKMPITGWTFLIGCIAIAGIPPLAGFWSKDEILAMAFATDHKLAWFIGTVVAFMTAFYMFRLWWLVFMGEPRDHHLYDHAHESPWQMTLPLVLLAILSVVVGMIFGYPLENGYIHKFLGPVLTPHGGHGLEMAHSTATMLMILSIVVAAGGILLSYIYYMKSPSLPEKTVKAFRPIHKLFYNKWYFDEIYDALIVQPCVTISRFLWRGFDANFIDFIVNAFGKVANFFGSILRVIQSGRIQTYIFTMVVGVVILVAIFYVG